DNA from Gemmatimonadota bacterium:
TGTACGACACACGCTACCTCTCCGATGCCTCGATGGTCATTCCCAACCTGGCCGACAGCTACGCCCCTCGCACCGGTGGCGGGTTCCGTCTCGCGCGCTCGGCGTATGACGGCGCGATCATGGGGGCCGGCGCGGTACAGACGACCGTCGAGGACTTCGGCCGCTGGCTCAACAACTACGACGCCGCCACGATTGGCGGTCGCCAGATTCTCGAGACGATGACGACGGCGACGACGCTCAACGACGGATCACCGGCGACGTCGGGCGCCAACACGGCGTATGCCGTCGGGCTGAGCGTTGGCACGCTGCGCGGGTTGCGCGTGATTTCGCACGGCGGGAGCTGGGCGGGTTTCCGCGGCCACTTCCTGCGCTTCCCCGAACAGCGTTATGCAGTCGCGACCTTCTGCAACTTCTCGACTTCCGGTCCCGATTCGCTGGCGCGCAAGGTGGCGGGGATCTACCTCGGCGACCAGATGCAACCCGACAGCGCGGCCATGTGGACCGCATCGCTAGCCGCGGCGCCGCACCGAGAGCTCCCGGTGGAGAGCCTGCGGAGCCTGGTGGGCGTGTGGCGCAACGATGAGCGCGGCGAGGTGCGACGCACGCGTCTCTTGGGTGACTCGTTGGTCGCCACCGGTGGCGAGCGCGTGCGCCTCGTCCCGATCGCGGGAGAGCGCTTTCGCGCTGGCTCGGGCATCGAGATCAGCTTTGCCGGAGCCGCCGCGCGCCCGCAGCAGATGATCGTCCGCACGACTGGGGAGACGGTGACCTTCACGCGCGCGGACACTGCCGCGCTGACGCCTGCGGCGCTCGCCGAGTATGCCGGCGACTACCGGAACGAGGAGGTCGAGGCGACGCACACGTGGAAGGTCGAGAAGGGTGACCTCGTCCTCTACTCCAATCACCGTCGACTGGGTGTGCTCGAGCCCACGTACAAGGACGGCTTCACCCGCGGTGGCTCGGTGATCGACGTCCAGCGCGACGCGAAGGGGCGCATTACGGGCTTCGTGGTGGAGTCGGGGCGGGTGCGACACCTGCGCTTCACGCGGATGAAGTGAGGCGGTCGCAGCTTCGCGTCGCGGGCGAGGGCGACCGCCGCGCGTGACCGGTGCGTGGGGCTTGGGGGCCCGGGCACGTTTGTCCCGTCGTGTCATATGAAACCCCGGCCCCCCTCACCAAGTCCGGGATGACCACTACTCGACCACCGGATGGCCCACCCAGCACTCCCACCCCCAGACCTCGAAGCGTCGCTCGAAGCGCTGCACGAGGCGAGCTTCGGCTGGGCGCGGAATTGCTGCGACGGCGATCCGGACGACGCCGCGGACGTCCTGCAGTCGACCTACGTGAAGGTCCTCTCCGGGAGCGCCCGCTTTTCCGGGCACTCGTCGTTCAGGACCTGGCTCTTTGGCGTCATTCGACTCACCGCGCTCGAAGGCCGACGGAAGGGAGGGCGCGAACTCTCCCTGGACGGGCAGCCGGAGCCGGAGGCGCACCTGCGCTCGGCCGACGCGACGCTCATCGAGGCGGAGGAACATGCGGCACTTCGCACCGCGCTCGACATGCTCCCCGATCGACAGCGGGAAGTGTTGCACCTGGTCTTTCAGCAGGACCTCAGCATCGCCGAAGCCTCGACGATCATGGGGGTGTCGCTGGGTTCGGCCCGCGTCCACTATGAACGAGCCAAGAAGCGCATGCGCACCCTGCTCACCGAAGACGGACACGGCCGCGATGTGCAGGCCAGCCGGCACGACGCCCCTGAGGTGAAGGGGCCACTGCCTGGCGACGACACGAGGGAACGCTCATGACGCCCGACGACGATCTGGACGAGCTGCTGCGACATCGCTTTGCTGGAGTGCGGGACGCCGATGCCCGGCGCGCCCCCGCCTTTGGCGAGATGGTCGCGCGTGCCCGCGCGGCGATCCCGGCCGAGCCGGTGGTGCCGATCGAGGTGCGGTCGCCGGCCACGCGGTCGCCGATCGCGCCGGCGGCTCCGCAGCGGCGCAGTCCGTGGCGCTGGGTGGCCGCGGCGGCGCCACTGGCCGTGGCCGCAGGACTCGCCGGCATCTGGCTGGCCCCGAGCCGCGCGGCCGATCGTGAGTTCGAACGCCTGGTCTCCGAATGGTCGCGGACCGAGCGCGCCCTCAATGCCCCGACCGACGGACTGCTCGCCGTGCCGGGTTCCGAATATCTGCGACGACTCCCTGCCCTCGGTTCCGGGGCGGGGGCTACACGGAGACCCTCGTGATCCCCTTCCCCATCCCTCGCCGTCGCCTCCTCGTCGTGGCGGTGTCGCTGCTCGCCGCCGTTAGTGCTCCGGCGGCGGCCCAGTCGGCCCCCTCGGTCGACGACCCGATCACCCGGACGCTGTTCGAGCCGGAGCTGATCATGAAGCACCGTCGCGCCATCAACCTCACGGACGAACAGCGTGATGCAATCAGTCGGTTGATCAAGGAGCTGCAGGGCCAGGTGGTGAGCCTGCAGTGGGAGCTGCAGGATCAGGTGGAGTCGCTCGCCTCGGAATTGGCGCGTCCGCGCGTGGACCTGGATCGTGCGCGCGATCGCCTCGAACGCGTCATGCAGACGGAGCGCAAGATCAAGGAGGGGCATCTCACGCTCCTGGTCCGCATCAAGAACCTGCTCTCACCGCAACAGCAGGCGACGCTCTCCAAGCTGCGCACCGAGCCGTCGGCCAAGGAAGGCGTGGAGGAGTAGGGACCACCGGGAAAAGCGACGGGGCTGACGCGATGCGCGTCAGCCCCGTTTTCGTTCGGCGTGCAGCGTCAGGCCTTGGGCCACCAGACGAAGCCGACGCCGAAGCGGAACGACGCGGCGTCGATGTCGAGGTTGTTCACCGAGAGGTTGCCGACGTCGACCTTGGTGAACTCGCCGCCGGTAAACTTGAGCGAGAGGTCCAACGCGACCTTGCGGGTGAGGTAGGTGGAGAGCCCGCCGCCGAAGGTGACGGCGCCGCCGCTGAAGCTGATCTTGCCGGCCGCCTCTCCGTTGACCGACGCATCGCTCACGCTCACGGAGCGCCCGCCGGCGGAGGCCTCGAGATACGGGACCCAGCGGCGCAGCGAGTTGGCGAAGTGGAAGCGCGCCCCCACCTCGGCGTGCGCGAGGTCCCACTGTCCCACGATGGTGCTCCCCGACTCGAGGTCGATGCGCGAGCCATCGACATGCACGAAGCCGGTGACGATGCGGTTGAAGCCGTAGCCCAGCCGCAATCCGAAGCCGCCACCACCGACCGCATCACCGTTCTCCACCGTCAGTGACGTGCCCATGAGATGGGCGCCGAGGGAGAGCCCGCGCGTGGTGGAGGCCTGCGCGGAAGCCGCCGCGGGGGCGAGCAGGAGCAGGGCGCCCAAGCGACGGACAGCAGGCGCGATGAACCGGGGGAGAGGCGACATGAGCATGGCCCTGGAAGGAGCGGAAACGGGTGGGGTCCCCCGGTGGCCAAGCCACCGAGGGACCGCGGAAATATAGGACGGGCGCGTAAACAGTCGGACCCCGCGTCAGAGGATCCAGCCGAGGAGGACGATGTCCTCGACCGGCTCGACGAGTTCCTCGACGAGGTCGAAGACATCGTCCGACATCCGCATGACCGACTGGACCATGCGCACCTCATCCGGGGTGAGCGGCTGGCCGCTCGGGCCGCGCAGGGTGGGGGTGGCGGCGGGACCGGTAATGGTGATGTAGGGCTTCCCGTTCCAGTTGATGGCCCCGTTGACGGTTCCGGCGGTGCCGTTGAGCTCCACGCGCAGCGTGTTCTCCTGGTGCTTGGCGGTGAACGAGACCTTCCCCTCGCCCTCGCGCCCGTCCTGCACGCCACGCACCGTCCCGGTCACCGTGAAGTTGCGAGGCTTCACCGAGAACTCGAAGTCGGCATCGAGCACGGTGCCAGTCGCGACCTTGCGCCCGTCGAGGCCGACGGTGAAGTCGAGCCGCTCGGTGCCGTCAGTCGCAAAGCCGCTCACGTCGATGGAGCTGGCGGTGGTGCCGATGTCGACGCGCGTGCGGTAGTCGAGCGTCGTGCTGCCGCGGGTGACGACGAGCAGCCGCAGCGCGATCGCCTCGCCCGTGCCGGCCCCCTCGTCGATCAAGTCGGCGCGTCCGATCTCGCGCGAGACGTTCGGCTTGCCGTCGGCATTCAGTTCATAGACGATGAAGCGCGTCCCGTTGGCCGGCGCACCGGTCCGCGCGGAGTCGATGACGTACTGATCCTTCGCGACGTTGTAGACGAGCGTGCGACCGAGATGACGCGACGAGATGACCGTCTTGGCGAAGCTCGTCCGTGACGCCTGTGCAGCGGCAGCGCGGAAGAGGTCGAGGGCGTACTGCCGCGACGATGACTCGCTGGCCAGCCCGGGGAGTGCGCGCATCGCCGCGACCGTCGCGCTGGCCGACATGGGGGTGCGCCCGGCGAGTGCCTGCACGCCGGCGAAGCCGTCGGAGGCGAACATCTGCTCCAGCGCCTGGTAGTCGGCGAGGGTGGCGTTGGCATCAGGGGTGTTGGCGAGCGGCGCGGTGGCCTGCTCGCACGCTGCGGTCGCGGCGAGGAGCGCGATCGTCGCGCCCTTCAGCACCCCCCGGAAACGAATGGCTGCAGTTCCGAACATGGTCGTGTCTCCCTCCCGCCGTCGCGCGGGTCGCTGGTTGATTCCGGCCTTCCGGGAGTGGGTGGC
Protein-coding regions in this window:
- a CDS encoding beta-lactamase family protein, encoding MILPVALSVLLVGASRVANAQHIIGARDARALRADSVFQRFDRTDAPGCALGVYQDGKVLYARGYGMASLQNGIALSPRSVLDVGSISKQFTAMAILLLQQEGKLSLDDPIRKYIPEMPAYADKVTLRRALSQTSGLRDLYVMWGQTGRAFAGDTIDALRVITRSAEPNYEPGARYLYTNSGWILAAQIVYRLTGKTLAQFAEERIFRPLGMYDTRYLSDASMVIPNLADSYAPRTGGGFRLARSAYDGAIMGAGAVQTTVEDFGRWLNNYDAATIGGRQILETMTTATTLNDGSPATSGANTAYAVGLSVGTLRGLRVISHGGSWAGFRGHFLRFPEQRYAVATFCNFSTSGPDSLARKVAGIYLGDQMQPDSAAMWTASLAAAPHRELPVESLRSLVGVWRNDERGEVRRTRLLGDSLVATGGERVRLVPIAGERFRAGSGIEISFAGAAARPQQMIVRTTGETVTFTRADTAALTPAALAEYAGDYRNEEVEATHTWKVEKGDLVLYSNHRRLGVLEPTYKDGFTRGGSVIDVQRDAKGRITGFVVESGRVRHLRFTRMK
- a CDS encoding outer membrane beta-barrel protein, which encodes MLMSPLPRFIAPAVRRLGALLLLAPAAASAQASTTRGLSLGAHLMGTSLTVENGDAVGGGGFGLRLGYGFNRIVTGFVHVDGSRIDLESGSTIVGQWDLAHAEVGARFHFANSLRRWVPYLEASAGGRSVSVSDASVNGEAAGKISFSGGAVTFGGGLSTYLTRKVALDLSLKFTGGEFTKVDVGNLSVNNLDIDAASFRFGVGFVWWPKA
- a CDS encoding periplasmic heavy metal sensor — protein: MIPFPIPRRRLLVVAVSLLAAVSAPAAAQSAPSVDDPITRTLFEPELIMKHRRAINLTDEQRDAISRLIKELQGQVVSLQWELQDQVESLASELARPRVDLDRARDRLERVMQTERKIKEGHLTLLVRIKNLLSPQQQATLSKLRTEPSAKEGVEE
- a CDS encoding RNA polymerase sigma factor, coding for MAHPALPPPDLEASLEALHEASFGWARNCCDGDPDDAADVLQSTYVKVLSGSARFSGHSSFRTWLFGVIRLTALEGRRKGGRELSLDGQPEPEAHLRSADATLIEAEEHAALRTALDMLPDRQREVLHLVFQQDLSIAEASTIMGVSLGSARVHYERAKKRMRTLLTEDGHGRDVQASRHDAPEVKGPLPGDDTRERS